Sequence from the Phragmites australis chromosome 11, lpPhrAust1.1, whole genome shotgun sequence genome:
aaaaaaagcttgtgAAAAACAGATAGATGCTGTGTGCTGTATACACTAGTCACTTGAAGTGAGGAAAGCATCCAAGGATCCAATTTTACCATATTTCCTGATTTAGGTAACTCGCCCTCCAACTTCGGAATGGCACTTGCGTCTTCAACATATGCGGCATTTGAGCCGGTACCTAATATCACACCAACGATGACATCTTCATCATTGTATCTGCCCGCAGCCAAGGTCCCAACAGTGTCATTGATCTAAACCATGAAAACGTAATGTCAAGTTGTGCTACCAACGTAGGAACATTGATAGCATCAGATAAGGAACTAAGAACCAACCAGTGCCGCAACACGCATGTCAACGGCATTCTTCTTCATGGCCGTCTGCAATTCAGCCACAACATCTTCACCTACCTGACATGTTCAAGAGATATTTCATAAATGACTTGGTCTAAGAACGACATAGTTCTTGCAAAATTTTGCATGAGCGTACGCATGCAGCATCTGTGACAGCatggaagtaaaaaaaaaaaaaaaagttttgaatGCATGGTCACAGGGAAGGCTTACAGCATCATCGATCGAAAATGCCTTGGTCCACTTGATAAGTGTGCCCGACGCAATGGATGTTTGTCTCACAGGGAATGAGAACGTGAACCCCAGCTCCCTTTGCTTGCCATCAAACATGTCAATGTGTTCTTCGTTCGCGACCAATTTGGCTAACGCCGAAGCAATGAAGCTAAACAGCTCCTGAAGAAGATCAGTAACATTCTGGATGATGAGAAGTGTCAATGAACGATGCAGTGAAACTGTTAACATGGAGTATGCCGTACTCACCGAGGCGTTGCCGGACATGAGGTGGGGAGGGATTGAGACCTCCTTGGACTCGCGCTTCGCTACGCGCTTCTCTTTCCCAGCGAGTTGCACACGCAAGACACGGAAGTTTGTTCCTCCGAGATCCAACGCGTAGAAGAAGCCCTCTTCATTCCTAATTATTCCACAATAACATGTAAGCAGATTGACTTCAGAGGCATACAAAATGTAGATTTACTGTACTGGGCTGCACAACTGGAGCAGCAAATCACTCAAAATGCCAGAGAAACTGAAAATCAATCATGGTTTCACTATTCTTCCACAGTTAGCACCACGCAACGATTGTTCAATTGTTGGATAGGATTCAGATTGCCAGACAGGGAAGAAGGCCAAGCGGCCCAAGCCGGCATCCTGAATTGCGCGTACTTTGCCTTTTCAAATTTTCCTTTTAAATTTAAATCTTAAACCGTGTCATTTACCAGGCGTTTAATTATCTGAACGGCTAATCATCCTGTCAACCGGTAAAGTACTACTTCTTGGAACCAGGCAGATTGCTGCAGGCAAATGCATCTCCGTATACTCTTACACACGCACAATCTATGCTGGTTGGTCATCCTTCGTAGATTCTTTTATTTAATCTATAACTTTTTTTCGATATCTACTACTATATACTAAAGTGACTGGAATTGGTGAAATCTCACGGCCCTTGCTACTGTAGGTACTGTAGCAGTTGatcctatatatgtatatacatatataggtactgtagcagttgatcctatatatgtatatacatatatatacgtataagtatacatgtacatgtatatatgtatacatgtatatatatgtatagatgtacatatatacatatattatacgtgtacatatatatgtaattttctttttcggaCATTCTAGAAtaatatcaaaataaatattagttacattaataaatcggttgaaaaaatctacaatgcaaagaaaaatatctaaaactcaaaaaaaaatgaaactaattattttaggttagtattattTTCACCTATAtattaaaactatgtgcatgcataaaagtactattgttttcttataattaattgaatgtgtttaacattaataattccataaataaatattgaaatgtacaaaatttgtgaacctaatttttttagtctttttttgtCGTGCTCtatacagcaaaataaaaacgggCCTTGTAATCCTTCTTCCACGGCCTTGTAATCCTTTTTTTCGGTATAAATCTCAAAGCAAATGTTATGGACGCATTTGCCCAAATAAAATTTCCGTATTCCATTGCTGCAGCGCACTTGAGGCAGACTCACGTGCTCGCGTACAGGTTCGCGCCGACACGTGCACAGACACGTGCCGCTGCGCAAGTGACACGGCTGTGGCCTGTGGGCGCGCGAACACGCAGATGGACACGCGCACACGGGAAAAAGAACACAACCACGAAACGAGTAGTGAACAGAAATCATCCAACTCGGAACATGTAAATTTTGGATTGCAATGTACATGTGGCCTTTATCATCCTTTATCTTCTAGGTTCAGGATTGATTTTGCTAACGAAAGCCAATTTGGAGTAGTAAACATAGCATTAACCATACTAGTATTGGTGATTTGTCTGTCAAGAAGTATGAACTGAAGCAATTAGGAAATGAACAAGCTCATGTTCACAGACTAGAATCAAGAGCATATATAGCATCCGGTTTATGGAGATTTGGGATTCGGAGAACAAAGGAGATCAAAGGAAAGTACGGTGTTGTGTTTCTCTGTTCTTGGATTGGATCAAGTGAGGTAAACTTCAACCAATTCCGTGGTAAATAGTAATGTGTAATTGCGTACCCGGTGGGGAGGTTGTCGACGTAGGAGATGATCATCTTGATCTTGCTGCCGCCCTCCTCTCGCAGCCCCGccctcatctcctcctccatcgccgCGGCAACCTCGTTCAGCCgccccgccggcgccgcgcACGCCTCCCGGAGCTCCGCCACCacccgctccgccgccgccaccatggTCCCTATCGACCTCGCCGTCCAAGAAAGCTGCGATCTTTGACGCTAAGAACCGGGAGGAATGCGAGATCCCGGTCCGGAATCAGTCCGAGAAACCGAGATCACGAGCAAGAGAGGCTCTCCGCGATTCCTTGTTGGCCACTGCAAGAGAAAAGTCGAGATGATATCCTATCCACTTGTGAGAATCTAGTTTGCAATTCCGGGAGGAGGATTTGGATTTGGCCGCTGACTCATATCTATTTATAACCCCTGGAGGAGATGTGGGCGACTCCGATTCGTCGTGGCAGTAATATCAGTTcgtcagaaaaaaaaatcagctaaTTATTTTTCGCGATTAACAATTGTAATTGATTTATCCTAGCTGGATAAAGGGGcgaagcggcggcggccattGCCAAGAGTGCTGCGTTGAATTCTCCGCCTCTGCCCACGGGAAGCGTATGAAGAGTTGCTTGGCTTTGACCGGATCGGGTCCTCTTCTTGGCTGCCGACAAATGTTTCATGAGAGGCTGAGCGGTCACAGATTTGACTTGGGCAGGAGCTGTGGTGTGGGGTGGGTTTGACACCTCACTCTGACGCAGCGAAACGGCCCTGCTCCCAGGTGATCAGATCGGGCCGGGCCAAGTCAGGTTGTGGGCCCGCCTGAAAGTGTCCCATGTTGATACTAGGCTACTGGCTGCCGTGTGGGGTGGATTTTCTATAGGCAGTGTGTCCGAAAAGAGTTTACGGGTAGCGTGCTTTGAGATTCATGCATGGAAGGGTTTCGACGGATGAGATTGCTCAAGATGAGATTGGACATACTATTTCAATGTTTTCACATAAATGTTGAATTGGTTTTCTTAAATTGTTGTTGTAGGTTTCGTAAATATTGAACCAAGTCTTTTAAAATGTTGAATGCATATATGAAGAAAATGACATTAATATAGTAAAACCATGAATTAATGACGATGATTAGAAAAAATACCTGGTTATGTGGGCTGACCCATTTGATGATAGGCCTTGTTGGGCCATGCGGACTGTAAGAAACTATAGGTCATCCTACCTATAGGACGTCTCGTTTAGGTGTATGTCACTGATATGATATAAGACGTACAGAAGATTCCACTAGGTTTGtctaaaaagaagaagattccACTAGGATACACGTGTAAAACAAGGTAGGAAGCTTATAACTCCCTCTAGAGCCAGTGTGGTGTTTAGTTATAGCGCTAGGCAATCATAGTTGGCGTGGTTGTTACAAAGTTGTGTACAATATTTGATTCTATCTCTACAAGAGTACATATTTAACCAACATGTTACAACAGGATTAACCTATCTATACAACTTAATCTTCAACAATCACAACTTACACAAGTTGAGATTGTGCTTGAATCCTTCTAATTGTCAAACTGAGAGGGACTTAGTAAACTTGATCTCTTGAGTGTACAAACCGTATGTCTAGTAGCTTGCGTGCAACATGTTCATGCACAAAATGATGATCAACTTCAATGTTTAGTTCTTGCATGGAATACATGAATGATGGACAAATACGTTGCACCAATGTTGTCATACCAAAGACAAGCTGCTTGAGGATGAGATATAccaaattcatctaaaaatgtTTGCAGCCATATTACCTCAATCGTTGCATTTGCTAGGGCTTTGTGCTCTGCCTCTATATTAGATTTTGACATTGGATCCCAAGAATACAACAAAATCTCCGGTTGATCTTCGATCATT
This genomic interval carries:
- the LOC133885182 gene encoding hexokinase-7-like, which gives rise to MVAAAERVVAELREACAAPAGRLNEVAAAMEEEMRAGLREEGGSKIKMIISYVDNLPTGNEEGFFYALDLGGTNFRVLRVQLAGKEKRVAKRESKEVSIPPHLMSGNASELFSFIASALAKLVANEEHIDMFDGKQRELGFTFSFPVRQTSIASGTLIKWTKAFSIDDAVGEDVVAELQTAMKKNAVDMRVAALINDTVGTLAAGRYNDEDVIVGVILGTGSNAAYVEDASAIPKLEGELPKSGNMVINTEWGNFYSSCLPITEYDQALDEESLNPGEQIFEKLISGMYLGEIVRRVLLKIALQSTLFGNVSHTKLKTRFILRTPDISAMHHDETPDLSVVSEKLADNLKIRDTSLETRKMVAEICDIVTSRSARLAAAGIVGILRKIGRGVPGDERRSVVAIDGGLFEHYAEFRQCLESTLVELLGEEASRTVSVKLTKDGSGLGAALIAAAHSQYQR